In Actinacidiphila yeochonensis CN732, a genomic segment contains:
- a CDS encoding beta-galactosidase: MADPRSHRRLAHRLTATCAAAALAVGLGLGAGAAAGATPPRRAPEAATQQAAGSEPTQAPAQDAIPTGSPHKVTYDGYSYMVDGKRLYVWSGEFHYFRLPSQDLWYDTLQKMKAAGFNAVSLYFDWGYHSPAPGVYDFTGVRDVDKLLDMADQLGIYVIARPGPYINAEVDGGGFPDWLDTTAGSTRTSDPEYLKYSDQWQTQIDRIIARHQLTNGTGSVLDYQVENEYYNGTAAGRTYMKHLEDKATADGITVPLVGNNNGTFNSGDAALDVDGADSYPQGFNCSNPTKWNGVPDLSYDHVAGKPLETAEYQGGAFDPWGGPGYDKCAQLINDQFADVFYKQNIAVGATSQSFYMTYGGTNWGWLGEPENYTSYDYGAAIRETRQLDPKYDEDKLIGYFTQSTAPLTKTDALPSTPTDNAKVTDTARRNPDTGTQFHVVRHTDSTATSDDTAHVTIDLGAHSGYTYDDADAAVAYSGSWSHVGAEQSYTGGDYQHTESFSSTAGDSATVDFTGTGVTWISNLDSNHGTADVYLDGTKTATVDLYAATKQSQYAAYRASGLSDGPHTLKIVPTGQKDSAAQGTFVTIDAIDVATGSPASAPVYTVPQQPGTSLDLNGRESKIITADYQLGGGNLMRYSTSEVMTDAAIGGRQTAVLYGDHGTDGETVLHYAAEPKVTATGGTVTTHWDPATGDLRLDYQHNGLIRVTINGGGSPLLLLLADTDTAKTFWEQDTSAGPVLVRGTHLLRGAAVHGSRLDLTGDIGTDGSFEVFTAASSVTWNGKAVTTRATADGSRTGTAPNAAKITLPALTGWKQEQESPEAQPGFDDSSWPVADKTTSNSTTTPGSLPVLFADDYGFHTGSTWYRGRFTGTGKETGITLSAQSGGGAAASSVWLNGTFLGSATKDGQKTYTFPAGSVKTGADNVISVLTVNMGHEEDYNESNGSKAARGLTGANLVGNPLGTVTWRLQGARDGANLADPVRGELSSGGLYGERAGWMLPGYDTSKWKPVTLPATSTTPGVSWYTTTANLDLPQGQDTSIGVNIADDPSRQYRAEIYVNGWDMGNYVNYLGPQHSFPVPNGVLNPHGRNTISIAVWNLDGSTGGLGTVSLVDYGSYASSLTVHQNTSPGYDPVRYAMPAPATSTVRLDTPGSTEGSATFTATATVSVPAGKPAAALVTAHLAAPDGWTVSAKSTPPATLLVLPGHSTAFTWTVTAPAKPAKASALTATATLYQLGRAVHPSDERITTAVPSPPPAGTDQVSDLDWLSSTNGWGPVERDQSVGNTAADDGTPLTLDGTVYAKGLGTNSPSDVQIYLDAKCSRFTATVGIDHGDPGSSTFSVLLDGKTLVTTPVLRGSSHSVTIDVPVTGGQVLDLNVGDGGDGNGNDHADWVNPTLTCA; encoded by the coding sequence ATGGCAGACCCCCGATCCCATCGAAGACTCGCGCACCGGCTGACCGCGACCTGCGCGGCCGCCGCCCTCGCCGTCGGCCTCGGCCTCGGCGCGGGCGCCGCGGCCGGCGCCACGCCGCCTCGGCGCGCCCCGGAGGCGGCGACCCAGCAGGCCGCCGGCTCCGAGCCCACGCAGGCCCCCGCCCAGGACGCCATCCCCACCGGCAGCCCGCACAAGGTGACCTACGACGGCTACTCGTACATGGTCGACGGCAAGCGCCTCTACGTCTGGTCGGGGGAGTTCCACTACTTCCGGCTGCCGAGCCAGGACCTGTGGTACGACACCCTGCAGAAGATGAAGGCGGCCGGCTTCAACGCCGTCTCCCTGTACTTCGACTGGGGCTACCACTCGCCCGCGCCCGGCGTCTACGACTTCACCGGCGTCCGCGACGTCGACAAGCTGCTGGACATGGCCGACCAGCTCGGCATCTACGTCATAGCCCGCCCCGGCCCCTACATCAACGCCGAGGTGGACGGCGGCGGCTTCCCCGACTGGCTGGACACCACCGCGGGCAGCACCCGCACCAGCGACCCCGAGTACCTGAAGTACAGCGACCAGTGGCAGACCCAGATCGACCGGATCATCGCCCGCCACCAACTGACCAACGGTACCGGCTCGGTGCTCGACTACCAGGTCGAGAACGAGTACTACAACGGGACCGCCGCGGGCCGCACCTACATGAAGCACCTTGAGGACAAGGCGACCGCCGACGGCATCACCGTACCGCTGGTCGGCAACAACAACGGTACCTTCAACTCCGGCGACGCCGCGCTGGACGTGGACGGCGCCGACTCCTACCCGCAGGGCTTCAACTGCTCCAACCCCACCAAGTGGAACGGCGTTCCCGACCTCAGTTATGATCATGTGGCCGGAAAGCCCCTGGAGACGGCCGAGTACCAGGGCGGCGCCTTCGACCCATGGGGCGGCCCCGGTTACGACAAGTGCGCGCAGCTGATCAACGACCAGTTCGCGGACGTCTTCTACAAGCAGAACATCGCCGTCGGCGCCACCTCGCAGAGCTTCTACATGACCTACGGCGGCACCAACTGGGGCTGGCTGGGCGAGCCGGAGAACTACACCTCGTACGACTACGGCGCCGCGATCCGCGAGACCCGGCAGCTGGACCCGAAGTACGACGAGGACAAGCTCATCGGCTACTTCACCCAGTCCACGGCACCTCTGACGAAGACCGACGCGCTGCCCAGCACCCCCACGGACAACGCGAAGGTCACCGACACCGCCCGCCGCAACCCCGACACCGGCACCCAGTTCCACGTCGTGCGGCACACCGACTCCACCGCCACCAGCGACGACACCGCCCACGTCACCATCGACCTGGGCGCGCACAGCGGCTACACCTACGACGACGCCGACGCGGCCGTCGCCTACAGCGGCTCCTGGTCGCACGTCGGCGCCGAGCAGAGCTACACCGGCGGCGACTACCAGCACACCGAGTCGTTCAGCTCCACCGCCGGCGACAGCGCCACCGTCGACTTCACCGGCACCGGCGTGACCTGGATCAGCAACCTCGACAGCAACCACGGCACCGCCGACGTCTACCTCGACGGCACGAAGACCGCCACCGTCGACCTGTACGCGGCCACCAAGCAGAGCCAGTACGCGGCCTACCGCGCCAGCGGCCTCAGCGACGGCCCGCACACCCTGAAGATCGTCCCGACCGGCCAGAAGGACTCCGCCGCACAGGGCACCTTCGTGACCATCGACGCGATCGACGTGGCCACCGGCAGCCCCGCCTCCGCGCCCGTCTACACCGTGCCGCAGCAGCCGGGCACCTCGCTCGACCTCAACGGCCGCGAGTCGAAGATCATCACCGCCGACTACCAGCTCGGCGGCGGCAACCTCATGCGCTACAGCACCTCCGAGGTCATGACCGACGCCGCCATCGGCGGCCGGCAGACCGCCGTCCTCTACGGCGACCACGGCACCGACGGCGAGACCGTCCTGCACTACGCCGCCGAGCCGAAGGTCACCGCCACCGGCGGCACCGTCACCACCCACTGGGACCCGGCCACCGGCGACCTGCGCCTCGACTACCAGCACAACGGCCTGATCCGGGTGACGATCAACGGCGGAGGCAGCCCGCTGCTGCTCCTGCTGGCCGACACCGACACCGCCAAGACCTTCTGGGAGCAGGACACCTCCGCCGGACCCGTCCTGGTCCGCGGCACCCACCTGCTGCGCGGCGCCGCCGTCCACGGCAGCCGGCTCGACCTGACCGGCGACATCGGCACCGACGGCTCCTTCGAGGTGTTCACCGCCGCGTCCTCCGTCACCTGGAACGGCAAGGCGGTCACCACCCGGGCCACCGCCGACGGCAGCCGCACCGGCACCGCGCCCAACGCGGCGAAGATCACCCTGCCGGCGCTCACCGGCTGGAAGCAGGAGCAGGAGTCCCCGGAGGCGCAGCCCGGCTTCGACGACTCCAGCTGGCCGGTCGCCGACAAGACGACCTCCAACAGCACCACCACGCCCGGCTCCCTGCCCGTCCTCTTCGCCGACGACTACGGCTTCCACACCGGCAGCACCTGGTACCGGGGCCGCTTCACCGGCACCGGCAAGGAGACCGGCATCACCCTGAGCGCGCAGAGCGGCGGCGGCGCCGCGGCCTCCTCCGTGTGGCTCAACGGCACCTTCCTCGGCAGCGCCACCAAGGACGGCCAGAAGACCTACACCTTCCCCGCGGGATCGGTGAAGACCGGCGCCGACAACGTCATCTCCGTCCTCACCGTCAATATGGGCCACGAAGAGGACTACAACGAGTCCAACGGCAGCAAGGCCGCCCGCGGCCTGACCGGCGCGAACCTCGTCGGGAACCCGCTGGGCACCGTCACCTGGCGCCTCCAGGGCGCCCGCGACGGCGCCAACCTGGCCGACCCGGTGCGCGGTGAGCTCAGCAGCGGCGGCCTGTACGGCGAGCGCGCCGGCTGGATGCTGCCCGGCTACGACACCTCGAAGTGGAAGCCGGTCACCCTGCCCGCCACCAGCACCACCCCGGGCGTGTCCTGGTACACCACCACGGCGAACCTGGACCTGCCGCAGGGACAGGACACCTCGATCGGCGTCAACATCGCCGACGACCCGTCCCGCCAGTACCGCGCCGAGATCTACGTCAACGGCTGGGACATGGGCAACTACGTCAACTACCTCGGCCCGCAGCACAGCTTCCCCGTGCCCAACGGTGTACTGAACCCGCACGGCCGCAACACCATCTCCATCGCGGTGTGGAACCTCGACGGCTCCACCGGCGGCCTCGGCACGGTGAGCCTCGTCGACTACGGTTCCTACGCCTCGTCGCTGACCGTCCACCAGAACACCAGCCCCGGCTACGACCCGGTCCGCTACGCCATGCCGGCGCCGGCCACCTCCACGGTCAGGCTCGACACCCCCGGCTCCACCGAGGGCTCGGCCACCTTCACGGCCACCGCCACGGTCAGCGTCCCGGCCGGGAAGCCCGCCGCCGCCCTGGTCACCGCCCACCTGGCCGCGCCCGACGGCTGGACCGTCAGCGCCAAGTCCACCCCGCCGGCCACCCTGCTGGTCCTGCCCGGGCACTCGACGGCCTTCACATGGACCGTCACCGCCCCGGCCAAGCCCGCCAAGGCCAGCGCCCTCACGGCCACCGCGACCCTGTACCAGCTGGGCCGCGCCGTCCACCCGTCCGACGAGCGGATCACCACCGCCGTCCCGTCCCCGCCGCCCGCCGGCACCGACCAGGTCAGCGACCTCGACTGGCTCTCGTCCACCAACGGCTGGGGCCCGGTCGAACGCGACCAGAGCGTCGGGAACACCGCGGCCGACGACGGCACCCCGCTCACCCTCGACGGCACCGTCTACGCCAAGGGCCTGGGCACCAACTCGCCCAGCGACGTGCAGATCTACCTCGACGCCAAGTGCAGCCGGTTCACCGCCACGGTCGGCATCGACCACGGCGACCCCGGCAGCTCCACGTTCAGCGTCCTGCTCGACGGCAAGACGCTGGTCACCACGCCGGTGCTGCGCGGCAGTTCCCACTCCGTCACCATCGACGTCCCCGTCACCGGCGGCCAGGTCCTCGACCTGAACGTCGGCGACGGCGGCGACGGCAACGGCAACGACCACGCGGACTGGGTCAACCCCACCCTCACCTGCGCCTGA
- a CDS encoding 5-formyltetrahydrofolate cyclo-ligase, translated as MSDIDQAKQALRDRVWRGLIDAGGAPADSYGKIPGFHGAQRTAERLEEVDGWRRAATVKANPDRAQLPVRRAALEKGKLLYTAVPRMAGPQPFFVLDPHTLTIPLAEAADKRGAARVGRRVGVEEMRPVDVVVCGSVAVNRSGARIGKGAGYSDLEVALLTEAGLVTEDTVIVAPVHPLQVIEDDIPETGHDFSVDYIVTPDEVIACGNRRRPTGLVWDDLTPEKIAAIPVLAARDPRRTV; from the coding sequence GTGAGCGACATCGATCAGGCCAAGCAGGCTCTGCGGGACCGGGTGTGGCGCGGGCTCATCGACGCCGGCGGGGCGCCGGCCGACTCGTACGGGAAGATTCCCGGCTTCCACGGCGCCCAGCGGACAGCGGAGCGGCTGGAGGAGGTGGACGGGTGGCGTAGGGCGGCCACCGTCAAGGCGAATCCTGACCGGGCCCAACTGCCGGTTCGGCGAGCGGCGTTGGAGAAGGGGAAACTCCTCTACACGGCTGTGCCCCGGATGGCGGGCCCGCAGCCGTTCTTCGTGCTCGACCCGCACACGCTGACCATCCCCTTGGCCGAGGCGGCGGACAAGAGGGGCGCCGCTCGCGTGGGTCGCCGTGTCGGGGTGGAGGAGATGCGCCCCGTCGACGTGGTGGTCTGCGGAAGCGTCGCCGTGAACCGCTCCGGGGCTCGCATCGGCAAGGGGGCGGGCTACTCCGACCTGGAGGTCGCCCTCCTCACCGAGGCCGGACTCGTGACGGAGGACACGGTGATCGTCGCGCCCGTCCATCCGCTACAGGTGATCGAGGACGACATCCCCGAGACAGGGCACGACTTCAGCGTGGACTACATCGTCACGCCGGACGAGGTGATCGCCTGCGGCAACCGGCGGCGGCCGACCGGCCTGGTGTGGGACGACCTCACGCCGGAGAAGATCGCGGCCATCCCGGTGCTGGCCGCGCGTGACCCGCGCCGTACGGTCTGA